A part of Propioniciclava coleopterorum genomic DNA contains:
- a CDS encoding sugar phosphorylase has protein sequence MSTLAEDLALLYPSCADEVGAALDAVLARHAEALRPDGRRRTWTQRDAILITYADSLSAPGQAPLATLADILPRLTDGTIPTVHLLPFYPWTSDDGFSVVDYLAVDPAVGTWHDVAHLRRQVELMFDAVINHVSASSPWFAGFLADDEHRDWFLVVDEDADTSSIVRPRTLPLLTGFDTARGREHVWTTFSADQVDLNYAEPAVLLAVLDVVLTYVRRGASVIRLDAVTYLWKELGTSGVHLPQTHAVIRVLRAALDAVAPDVTLITETNVPHAENVSYFGDGHDEAQLVYNFALPPLVLHSFVAGDASALSAWAAGLTTPSQETSFFNFLASHDGVGVRGAEGILAAADLTALADRVHAHGGHVSYRAVEDGERVPYELNINYFDALSDPAGDEPLATQVARFLTAQSIMATLPGVPGIYLHSLLGSRGWPAGVALTGANRSINREKLDRDTLLAELSHPDGRRARVLRGYQRLLRVRSGQAAFDPRASAAVIDLGPGAFALLRGSGPEAVLAVHNVTAEPLPLPAAGHDLLTDAEVAAVPPFGTVWLNGGAPWAAS, from the coding sequence ATGAGCACCCTGGCCGAGGATCTGGCGCTGCTGTACCCCAGCTGCGCCGACGAGGTGGGCGCCGCCCTGGACGCGGTGCTGGCCCGGCACGCCGAGGCGCTGCGCCCCGACGGCCGGCGCCGCACCTGGACCCAGCGCGACGCGATCCTGATCACCTACGCCGACTCCCTGTCGGCGCCCGGGCAGGCACCGCTGGCCACCCTGGCCGACATCCTGCCCCGGCTCACCGACGGCACCATCCCGACCGTGCACCTCCTGCCGTTCTACCCCTGGACCTCCGACGACGGCTTCTCCGTGGTGGACTACCTGGCGGTCGATCCAGCCGTCGGCACGTGGCACGACGTGGCGCACCTGCGCCGCCAGGTGGAACTGATGTTCGACGCCGTCATCAACCACGTCTCAGCGTCCTCGCCGTGGTTCGCCGGCTTCCTGGCCGACGACGAGCACCGCGACTGGTTCCTGGTGGTCGACGAGGACGCCGACACCAGCAGTATCGTGCGGCCCCGGACCCTGCCGCTGTTGACCGGGTTCGACACCGCCCGTGGCCGCGAGCACGTCTGGACGACGTTCAGCGCCGATCAGGTCGACCTCAACTACGCCGAACCGGCGGTGCTGCTGGCCGTGCTGGACGTGGTGCTCACCTACGTGCGCCGTGGCGCCTCGGTGATCCGGCTCGACGCGGTCACCTACCTGTGGAAGGAACTCGGCACCAGCGGCGTCCACCTGCCGCAGACGCACGCGGTGATCAGGGTGCTGCGCGCCGCCCTGGACGCGGTCGCGCCCGACGTCACGCTCATCACCGAGACCAACGTCCCCCACGCCGAGAACGTCTCCTACTTCGGCGACGGCCACGACGAGGCGCAACTGGTCTACAACTTCGCGCTGCCGCCGCTGGTGCTGCACAGCTTCGTCGCCGGCGACGCGTCCGCGCTCTCGGCCTGGGCGGCCGGGCTGACGACGCCCTCGCAGGAGACGAGCTTCTTCAACTTCCTGGCCAGCCACGACGGCGTCGGCGTCCGGGGCGCGGAGGGCATCCTGGCTGCGGCCGACCTGACGGCGCTCGCCGACCGCGTCCACGCCCACGGTGGCCACGTCAGCTACCGGGCGGTGGAGGACGGCGAGCGGGTGCCCTACGAGCTGAACATCAACTACTTCGACGCGCTGTCCGACCCGGCGGGCGACGAGCCCCTCGCCACGCAGGTGGCGCGGTTCCTGACCGCTCAGTCGATCATGGCGACGCTGCCCGGCGTGCCGGGCATCTACCTCCACAGCCTGCTCGGCTCCCGCGGCTGGCCCGCGGGCGTGGCGCTGACCGGCGCCAACCGCAGCATCAACCGCGAGAAGCTGGACCGCGACACCCTGCTGGCCGAGTTGTCCCACCCGGACGGCCGACGCGCCCGCGTCCTGCGCGGATACCAGCGGCTGCTGAGGGTCCGCTCGGGTCAGGCCGCGTTCGACCCGCGCGCGTCCGCCGCGGTGATCGACCTGGGGCCCGGCGCGTTCGCGCTGCTGCGCGGCAGCGGCCCCGAGGCCGTGCTGGCGGTGCACAACGTCACCGCCGAGCCGCTGCCGCTGCCCGCGGCGGGACACGACCTGCTGACCGACGCCGAGGTGGCGGCCGTGCCACCGTTCGGCACCGTGTGGCTGAACGGGGGTGCGCCGTGGGCCGCGTCCTGA
- a CDS encoding zinc-binding dehydrogenase — translation MGRVLRFVAPGEVDVVDEPDPPLAAGQVRVDTLFSGISAGTELSAYRGTNPYLTRRWDAEAHLFLDADAAGPAYPLVGWGYSEVGVVVEAAPDVTAVAVGDTVWGIWGHRSRAVLPQEALAGHVVPDEVDPRAATFVRVASVALNGVLNTQLGIGSVVGVVGLGVIGLLATRFAVLSGATVVAVDPIAARRDRAAAWGAAHTFAPGVGLAADVRDLTQGRGADVVLELSGSARALHEAVRLAGPEGVVVASGFYQGDAEGLRLGEEFHHNRVRLQSSQIGAVPPQLAARWTRDRLIFAAAQRVLAGDPDAAALVSDTFGLDEAAAAYDLVDRRGHEALQVLFNFTGS, via the coding sequence GTGGGCCGCGTCCTGAGGTTCGTCGCGCCGGGCGAGGTGGACGTCGTCGACGAGCCCGATCCCCCGCTGGCGGCCGGCCAGGTCCGCGTCGACACCCTGTTCTCGGGCATCTCGGCCGGCACCGAGTTGTCGGCGTACCGCGGCACCAACCCGTACCTGACCAGGCGCTGGGACGCCGAGGCGCACCTGTTCCTCGACGCGGACGCCGCGGGCCCGGCCTACCCACTGGTGGGCTGGGGCTACAGCGAGGTGGGGGTCGTCGTCGAGGCCGCGCCGGACGTCACGGCGGTCGCCGTCGGCGACACCGTCTGGGGCATCTGGGGCCACCGCTCCCGCGCGGTGCTGCCGCAGGAGGCGTTGGCCGGGCACGTGGTGCCCGACGAAGTCGACCCGCGGGCGGCGACGTTCGTCCGCGTGGCGTCCGTGGCGCTCAACGGGGTGCTGAACACCCAGCTCGGCATCGGCTCGGTGGTCGGCGTCGTCGGCCTGGGCGTGATCGGGCTGCTCGCCACCCGGTTCGCGGTGCTGTCGGGCGCGACCGTGGTCGCGGTCGATCCCATCGCCGCCCGACGCGACCGGGCCGCTGCCTGGGGCGCGGCGCACACCTTCGCCCCCGGGGTGGGCCTGGCGGCCGACGTCCGCGACCTGACGCAGGGCCGCGGCGCCGACGTGGTGCTGGAGCTGTCCGGGTCGGCGCGCGCGCTGCACGAGGCCGTCCGGCTGGCCGGCCCGGAGGGCGTCGTGGTGGCGTCCGGCTTCTACCAGGGCGACGCCGAAGGGCTGCGGTTGGGCGAGGAGTTCCACCACAACCGGGTGCGGCTGCAGTCCAGCCAGATCGGCGCGGTACCGCCCCAACTGGCGGCACGCTGGACGCGCGACCGGCTCATCTTCGCCGCCGCGCAGCGCGTCCTGGCCGGCGATCCGGACGCCGCCGCCCTGGTCAGCGACACCTTCGGCCTCGACGAGGCAGCCGCCGCCTACGACCTGGTGGACCGGCGCGGGCACGAGGCGCTGCAGGTGCTGTTCAACTTCACCGGGAGCTGA
- a CDS encoding Gfo/Idh/MocA family protein, translated as MDIPDHRPRLPRRPLGIGVLGCGTIARTAHLPAYRDHGLPVVGVWSRSGAADVPGAFPQVGRVYASAEELLADPAVEVVDLAGVAHGRVDWIERCVRAGKHVLAQKPLVTDPAELDRLLPILDAAAAAGLRVAVNQNGRWAPPWRLATLLIRAGAIGEVVGVTHLHDKPLPPIVGTPFDDLEHMLVSDYLMHWIDITTAWMGPSSRAAAWEARVPGQPDHAQNPWSATVSLATESGATAVLRVVGEARASAGGCPFWIHGTTGTLRGSVLLGSDRLSLERDGRTTDHPLTGQWFTDGFAGTMAELMCAVEEDREPENAARTVADSVAAMLAALASARAGGVPQPVRAVTP; from the coding sequence GTGGACATCCCTGACCATCGCCCCCGTCTCCCGCGCCGCCCGCTCGGCATCGGGGTCCTGGGCTGCGGCACCATCGCGCGCACCGCGCACCTGCCCGCCTACCGCGACCACGGCCTGCCCGTGGTCGGGGTGTGGAGCCGCTCGGGCGCCGCCGACGTGCCGGGCGCGTTCCCGCAGGTGGGCCGGGTCTACGCGAGCGCCGAGGAACTGCTGGCCGACCCGGCCGTCGAGGTGGTGGACCTGGCCGGGGTCGCGCACGGCCGCGTGGACTGGATCGAACGCTGCGTGCGCGCCGGCAAGCACGTCCTGGCCCAGAAACCCCTGGTCACCGACCCGGCCGAGCTGGACCGGCTGCTGCCGATCCTGGACGCCGCGGCGGCCGCAGGACTGCGCGTCGCGGTGAACCAGAACGGCCGCTGGGCGCCGCCCTGGCGGCTGGCGACACTGCTGATCCGGGCGGGGGCCATCGGCGAGGTGGTCGGCGTGACGCACCTGCACGACAAGCCGCTGCCGCCGATCGTCGGCACCCCGTTCGACGACCTGGAGCACATGCTGGTCAGCGACTACCTGATGCACTGGATCGACATCACCACCGCCTGGATGGGCCCCTCGTCCCGGGCCGCCGCGTGGGAGGCCCGCGTGCCGGGCCAGCCGGATCACGCCCAGAACCCCTGGTCGGCGACGGTGTCGCTGGCCACCGAGTCCGGCGCGACCGCGGTGCTGCGCGTCGTCGGGGAGGCCCGCGCGAGCGCCGGGGGCTGCCCGTTCTGGATCCACGGCACCACCGGCACGCTGCGCGGCAGCGTCCTGCTCGGCTCGGATCGGCTCAGCCTGGAGCGCGACGGACGGACCACCGACCACCCGCTGACCGGGCAGTGGTTCACCGACGGGTTCGCCGGCACGATGGCCGAGCTGATGTGCGCCGTCGAGGAGGACCGCGAACCCGAGAACGCCGCCCGCACGGTCGCGGACTCCGTCGCGGCGATGCTGGCCGCGCTGGCGTCGGCGCGCGCCGGGGGCGTCCCCCAGCCGGTGCGGGCGGTGACACCGTGA
- a CDS encoding glycoside hydrolase family 36 protein: protein MIVDDLRLGPHARVYAEGWQSWSATGWSAASASGPAPQTEWQRLMRFRPDSPLSNTGRQGEGLLLVDPGDGSPVLRYAGATDEVPSIRTTPTEVPGGTTLRIDASGPVRRSEHADAAEALAGFADAVAAERDVRVRPAPRVWCSWYRYFEDVTAADIAENLAAIDAAGLEVEVIQIDDGWSPGLGEGARPDPGFGHLPGLVTAIRDSGRAAGLWLAPFLVGRDTTLARRHPDWLTGPAGYNWGQDLVGLDLTHPGVREHLADTVAWAVGLGISYLKLDFLYAGALPGPRHSGAAPLASYRDGLALIREAAGPDAYLVGCGAPLLPSVGLVDAMRVSPDTFHEGGQDGSAGLRGAPNVAARTWQDGRWWANDPDCLVMRPSFVLRDAWAEAITGRGTLRSFSDRVADLDAHGLAAVRRHLSPAP from the coding sequence GTGATCGTCGACGATCTGCGGCTCGGCCCCCACGCACGGGTCTACGCCGAGGGCTGGCAGAGCTGGAGCGCGACGGGGTGGTCGGCCGCGTCCGCGTCCGGGCCGGCACCCCAGACCGAGTGGCAACGGCTGATGCGATTCCGGCCCGACTCCCCGCTGAGCAACACCGGGCGTCAAGGCGAGGGCCTCCTGCTGGTGGACCCGGGCGACGGCTCGCCGGTGCTGCGCTACGCGGGCGCCACGGACGAGGTGCCCAGCATCCGCACCACCCCCACGGAGGTTCCCGGCGGCACGACGCTGAGGATCGACGCGTCCGGGCCGGTGCGCCGCAGCGAGCATGCCGACGCCGCCGAGGCGCTGGCCGGCTTCGCGGACGCGGTGGCCGCCGAGCGCGACGTGCGCGTCCGGCCGGCCCCGCGGGTGTGGTGCTCGTGGTACCGCTACTTCGAGGACGTCACCGCCGCCGACATCGCCGAGAACCTCGCCGCGATCGACGCCGCCGGGCTCGAGGTCGAGGTGATCCAGATCGACGACGGCTGGAGCCCCGGCCTGGGTGAGGGCGCGCGTCCGGACCCGGGGTTCGGCCACCTGCCCGGTCTGGTCACCGCCATCCGCGACTCCGGGCGGGCCGCAGGGCTGTGGCTGGCCCCGTTCCTGGTCGGCCGCGACACCACCCTGGCCCGCCGGCACCCCGACTGGCTCACCGGCCCGGCGGGCTACAACTGGGGCCAGGATCTGGTCGGCCTCGACCTGACTCACCCAGGCGTCCGGGAGCACCTCGCCGACACCGTCGCGTGGGCGGTCGGGCTGGGGATCAGCTACCTCAAGCTCGACTTCCTCTACGCCGGCGCGCTGCCCGGCCCCCGGCACAGCGGGGCCGCGCCGTTGGCGTCCTACCGCGACGGGCTGGCGCTGATCCGCGAGGCAGCCGGCCCCGACGCGTACCTGGTGGGGTGCGGCGCTCCGCTGCTGCCGTCGGTGGGGCTGGTGGACGCGATGCGCGTCTCCCCCGACACCTTCCACGAGGGCGGTCAGGACGGCTCAGCCGGACTGCGCGGGGCCCCCAACGTTGCCGCCCGCACCTGGCAGGACGGCCGCTGGTGGGCCAACGACCCCGACTGCCTGGTGATGCGGCCCTCCTTCGTGCTGCGCGACGCGTGGGCGGAGGCCATCACCGGACGCGGGACGCTGCGCTCCTTCTCCGACCGGGTCGCCGACCTGGACGCCCACGGCCTGGCCGCCGTCCGCCGCCACCTGTCCCCGGCGCCGTGA
- a CDS encoding MGH1-like glycoside hydrolase domain-containing protein, producing MRAGDALEPGTALHRRYESLQAAPRGRHAAPPPPAGPLPEASALLGRLPGPWVAGRPDYRACYDYAVATLLGSRRAPQPGSGFVSPFLDSAFNDNVFWWDSCFITMFARLLHPYVPGICSLDNFYARQFDDGEICREINATTGRDLPWWTNLDGGPLYSFYDRAYGYRSLTSAAPDLDLATCRRPDLGRVPAAPPHLTLDALNHPVAAWAEWLSFTQTGDLDRLERVLPALAAYHAALEEHLGHAEGLYVSDWASMDNSPRNARLGFGVDTACEMVLDARHLLQIAAALRAAGRRADLDDAALGRRAEATDAAINALMWDPERAFYVDLDADRVRIEVRTIAGFWPLIAGVARGERADALVAALLDPAAFGRLNPVPSVAADEPGYVPEGGYWRGGTWSPTNQMVIAGLAAVGRHDLARELATRHLDAVCRVHADTGTIYEYSSPDLLSAGANDHPAFVGWSGMAPIGFLIERVIGLQADAPTARLTWRLPAAGPDCGVERYWFGGITADLALRHTDRERVVEVTADGPFTLELVGATGTSRHAVTARHRFEAP from the coding sequence ATGCGCGCCGGGGACGCCCTCGAACCGGGCACCGCACTGCACCGCCGGTACGAGAGCCTTCAGGCGGCCCCGCGCGGCCGACACGCCGCGCCGCCGCCGCCCGCCGGGCCGTTGCCCGAGGCGTCCGCGCTCCTCGGGCGGCTACCCGGGCCCTGGGTCGCCGGGCGACCCGACTACCGCGCCTGCTACGACTACGCGGTCGCGACGTTGCTGGGGTCACGCCGGGCGCCCCAGCCGGGCAGCGGCTTCGTCAGCCCGTTCCTGGACAGCGCGTTCAACGACAACGTGTTCTGGTGGGACTCCTGCTTCATCACCATGTTCGCTCGACTGCTGCACCCGTACGTGCCGGGCATCTGCTCGCTGGACAACTTCTACGCCCGCCAGTTCGACGACGGCGAGATCTGCCGCGAGATCAACGCCACCACCGGGCGCGACCTGCCGTGGTGGACCAACCTGGACGGCGGGCCGCTGTACTCGTTCTACGACCGCGCCTACGGCTACCGCTCGCTGACGTCGGCCGCCCCCGACCTGGACCTGGCCACCTGCCGCCGCCCGGATCTCGGCCGCGTGCCGGCCGCGCCGCCGCACCTCACGCTCGACGCGCTGAACCACCCCGTCGCGGCGTGGGCCGAGTGGCTCAGCTTCACCCAGACCGGCGACCTGGACCGGCTCGAACGCGTCCTGCCGGCGCTGGCCGCCTACCACGCAGCGCTCGAGGAGCACCTGGGTCACGCCGAGGGGCTCTACGTCTCGGACTGGGCCAGCATGGACAACTCGCCCCGCAACGCGCGGCTGGGCTTCGGCGTCGACACCGCCTGCGAGATGGTGCTGGACGCCCGGCACCTCCTCCAGATCGCCGCGGCGCTGCGGGCAGCCGGACGTCGCGCCGACCTGGACGACGCCGCGCTGGGGCGCCGCGCCGAGGCGACCGATGCGGCGATCAACGCGCTGATGTGGGACCCCGAGCGGGCCTTCTACGTCGACCTGGACGCCGACCGCGTGCGGATCGAGGTGCGGACCATCGCCGGATTCTGGCCGCTCATCGCGGGAGTGGCGCGCGGCGAGCGGGCCGACGCGCTGGTGGCCGCCCTGCTGGATCCCGCCGCGTTCGGTCGCCTCAACCCGGTGCCGTCGGTCGCCGCCGACGAGCCCGGCTACGTGCCCGAGGGCGGCTACTGGCGCGGCGGCACCTGGTCGCCGACCAACCAGATGGTGATCGCCGGGCTGGCCGCCGTCGGCCGTCACGACCTGGCCCGGGAGTTGGCCACCCGGCACCTGGACGCCGTGTGCCGGGTCCACGCAGACACCGGCACCATCTACGAGTACTCCTCCCCCGACCTGCTCAGCGCGGGCGCCAACGACCATCCGGCGTTCGTCGGCTGGTCGGGCATGGCGCCGATCGGCTTCCTGATCGAGCGGGTGATCGGGCTGCAGGCCGACGCCCCCACTGCGAGGCTGACGTGGCGGCTGCCCGCCGCCGGGCCCGACTGCGGCGTCGAGCGGTACTGGTTCGGCGGGATCACCGCGGACCTGGCGTTGCGTCATACCGACCGGGAACGCGTCGTCGAGGTGACCGCGGACGGGCCGTTCACCCTGGAACTGGTCGGAGCCACCGGCACCAGCCGCCATGCGGTCACCGCCCGGCACCGGTTCGAGGCACCGTGA
- a CDS encoding SGNH/GDSL hydrolase family protein — MSPVIVVYGDSISSGSHGDGGYLPALAELGEVRNHAIGGSPLAPTAPGSLVEVLADPARLHADADVAVVWHGSNDWFWGSPLGDPDAPDPDSFRGALRRCLAMLRAAAPGVGVLAPLPLPRFEAPAGAAEPGDAHLTPNHVGATLADYAGVLRGEADRLGYRIVDLAGAGLSTATPELYEDRVHPNAAGYARLAPLLAAAVTGLLAAP; from the coding sequence GTGAGCCCCGTCATCGTCGTCTACGGCGACAGCATCTCGTCCGGCAGCCACGGCGACGGCGGCTACCTCCCCGCCCTGGCCGAACTCGGCGAGGTGCGCAACCACGCGATCGGCGGCAGCCCGCTCGCCCCGACCGCTCCCGGTTCGCTGGTCGAGGTGCTGGCCGACCCGGCCCGACTCCACGCCGACGCCGACGTCGCGGTGGTGTGGCACGGCTCCAACGACTGGTTCTGGGGCAGCCCGCTCGGCGACCCGGACGCCCCCGACCCCGACTCGTTCCGCGGCGCGCTGCGGCGCTGCCTGGCGATGCTGCGGGCAGCCGCTCCGGGCGTCGGCGTCCTGGCGCCGCTGCCGCTGCCGCGGTTCGAGGCCCCCGCGGGTGCCGCGGAGCCGGGCGACGCGCACCTGACCCCCAACCATGTCGGGGCCACCCTGGCCGACTACGCCGGCGTCCTCCGAGGGGAGGCCGACCGCCTCGGCTACCGGATCGTGGACCTCGCCGGCGCCGGCCTGAGCACCGCCACGCCGGAGCTGTACGAGGACAGGGTGCACCCCAACGCGGCGGGCTACGCGCGACTCGCCCCGTTGCTCGCCGCCGCCGTCACCGGCCTGCTGGCGGCGCCGTGA
- a CDS encoding ROK family protein: MIAAVDLGGGTIRLGLHDGNGWVERVRLPNTDQPADLDAAAAQLTRWRAAHGAPTRVGVAIPGIVTADGTGLASAHGKYAHLRGRDLRAWAAAAAGAPARVENDARAALLGEAAAGAAHGCRDAVLLIVGTGIGTAALVDGHLVRGAHGHGGVLGGHVTIDLAGAACPCGNLGCAETLGGSWALAGLAATRPDYGASPLASGPVGFREVIAAADAGDPCAAAVLDRALASWAAVLVTLIHLFDPERVVLAGGPLCSAPALVSGLRGRVASHLWSGIACPDLVVSPRPRSRCSAG, encoded by the coding sequence GTGATCGCCGCGGTCGACCTGGGCGGCGGCACCATCCGGCTGGGGCTGCACGACGGGAACGGCTGGGTCGAGCGAGTGCGCCTGCCCAACACCGACCAGCCCGCCGACCTCGACGCCGCGGCGGCCCAGTTGACCCGCTGGCGCGCCGCACACGGCGCACCGACCCGGGTCGGGGTCGCGATCCCTGGCATCGTCACCGCGGACGGCACGGGGCTGGCCTCGGCGCACGGCAAGTACGCCCACCTGCGCGGCCGCGACCTGCGCGCCTGGGCCGCGGCCGCCGCCGGAGCCCCGGCGCGCGTCGAGAACGACGCCCGCGCCGCCCTGCTGGGCGAGGCCGCGGCCGGCGCCGCGCACGGCTGCCGGGACGCCGTCCTGCTGATCGTCGGCACCGGCATCGGTACCGCCGCCCTGGTCGACGGACACCTGGTTCGGGGCGCACACGGTCACGGCGGCGTCCTGGGCGGCCACGTGACCATCGACCTCGCCGGCGCCGCCTGTCCCTGCGGCAACCTCGGCTGCGCCGAGACGCTGGGCGGATCGTGGGCGCTGGCTGGGCTTGCGGCCACCCGGCCCGACTACGGGGCCTCGCCGCTGGCGTCCGGCCCCGTCGGGTTCCGCGAGGTGATCGCGGCCGCGGACGCGGGCGACCCGTGCGCGGCGGCGGTCCTGGACCGCGCCCTCGCGTCCTGGGCCGCGGTGCTGGTGACGCTGATCCACCTCTTCGACCCCGAGCGCGTCGTGCTGGCCGGCGGCCCGCTGTGCTCCGCGCCCGCGCTGGTCTCCGGGCTCCGCGGCCGCGTCGCCTCCCACCTGTGGTCGGGGATCGCCTGCCCCGACCTCGTCGTTTCCCCGCGCCCGAGGAGTCGGTGCTCCGCGGGCTGA